TGAGTTATCTCTGAAAGGTACGCGGTCCGAACAGTAAGCTTCGCCGGGGTTGCGTGTCGATGATCGGAAAAGCACCTTTCGGATGCTACAAAATGGTGGCGCTTTTTgaccagtttttttttttttttgcggaagaAGATAGTGATATTAATACTCCGTTCTTACAGAAAGGTCCAGAAACAAAGGCAAAATTACAAAGAAGTCCTTCTGGATCCCGTCAACGCCGACGCCCAGGAGCTGTCGGTGGCGCGCCGCTGCCGCTGCTCCCTCTTCGCCTTGGATCGGAGCCAGCCCCATGGCAGCTGGGAAGTCGCCGAGCACCGGATCCATGGATCCTACGCCTGGAATCGCCGCCGACGACGTGGAGCATCTTGAAATCACCATCGTCTTCAACTTCAGACACCGGATCCTCCACCTACACGGATCCGGACGGGGCACGAGGAACTCGCCGCGTCCGCAGACCGCCGAGCTCGGGGAAGTCGAGCGCTTGACGAAGAAGCCCCGAggagcgccgccgccggagaGGAAGCGCCGCGACACCAAACACCCCGCCGACAGCACCACCGCCTCCAAGACGCCGCCGGCCGGGACCCAACCTAACTCTACACTATATACAAGCCGAGATCCGTGGTTtccccaccctcccgccgccggagcggccgccggaggaggaggagaccacGAATCGCCGGCGAGCAAGGTGAGAAGACCGGGAGCGCTCACAAAATCGCCTCTCTCTACTGTAGATGGGAGAGGGGAACGGCCAAGGTCCGTTATTGCTGCGAAACTCTTTAACTCCGCTTTTTGACCAGTTTAGTGGACCGGATCATCGATCGTAATGCCAGCCTAGCTACTCTCTTGTGTACATCTTGttgattagggcatctccagcggcgcgacgcatttcggacaccCAAAATGTCCGcgggtgtccgtttgcgtcgcgaggCGGACGCGGAAATGGCCGCGtgcccgtttgcgtctggggctggctccagcggggcgacgcattttgggCGCATGCCAGAATCAAAAAATAGAGGGCTGAGCCAGTTCCTGAATGGGATGTTCCATGCATGGAATTCTGATGGGACGGAGCCAGTTCCTGAATGGGATGTTCCACGGAGGAGAGACGCCGGCGAtcccctctctcttgacgagcatgtagccctccgccaaggtcggatggagggctacttgcgcgacgccggctttgatctgcatctgccacgcctgctggttggcggccgcggAAATCTTCATCTTCTGGTTCCTGCACCGGCAGCGACGTTTCGCGGCCTCGATCACTTTCTCCTCCggggagagcaccttctttgcagccttcgcctttgcctcccggccgccgccggtgccggcccgctttgcttccggCGGACCCTCCATTGTGGCTACGGTGCGTGGCTAcgggagtgtggggcggcggcgggtgcggcggcgagggtttgatccgcatccatggcggtgggtacggcggcgaggacgtccatcgcttcggaatGTTTCGCACGGTCTAGTTTGCTTTTTCGCGCGGGAATGGCGATGGCGGGAATTATATCGGCCTCGCGCAGCATCgacgcgcgggtcctacgtctttttctGCGGTCACTCGGCGCGGCCGCCGgcgtccgtggagacgcaaacctgacgcatatttaggccaggtttgcgtctccagcGACGGCGTCATTTGCGAAGCGGGCGAGCCTGTGACATTTCGGTCCACATACCAGCAGTCATTTCGGCGGCAATTGCGTCGCgccactggagatgcccttagttccCGTACGTGTCTTTGGAGCTTAGCTGCAAGATAGACACGACGATGCATAGCCATCCCTGTCTGCGCGTACACATGCGTACGGCAACTGAATAACGTGGCCGATGCACATCTTCATGGGTGCGTGCGGATGGGGCTGCCCCGGGAGTCAGAATTCCGGGACCACGGACGCACTTCGGCCCTGATTTTTCGACAAAGAGCATATCGGAAGTATCAATTACACATAGACTCTGAAACAACGTACAACGTATAACGTATTGCTCTAGAGGCATTACAGATGCACACAGTAAAAAAAATACAGAAAAGAAATTTCTGGTACGGTCGTTTAATCTTCAAAACAGCAGCACTAACACCACCAAAATAACACCATAAGTCCAACTTCTTCAAAAGCGGCGCCTCTGAGAAGGGAACAATGCACAAGCGCTATCATCGTCCGATTAAAGAGCTGGATTTCAACCTAAAGAAGGttctcactctcaaaacaatgtcttcaataaggccattgtcaggcacaaccaattaagaccaGACATTGGATTTTCACTCTGAAAGGTAAAACTGCATGCTTGATTGGTTGAAATTTACGGCGTCTCCAATATTTGCCCTGTTGGATACCGTATGAGAAGAAATGGAGCTTAGCCAATGTTGGTGTGCAATACATTTGGATGATAGCAATGTTACTAGTTGCACGAGGGGAGAAGGAAAGGCTGGATTGTTTGGTTGGCCACAACCGTGTTTCTTGCTCCGTTGATGCAACACACAATGTTTAGTAGCCCGCATAAGGCCCGATACGGTCACCTTGCACGCACGGTTGGTGAGGTTACCATCGGCGAGTCCAGAGATTAGGGTATTATTACAAGTGATCACACCAGGTCATGACTGCACCAGATAGATGATCCAGATCACAAGGACGACGATAAGCAAGTTCTTAAGGCTGCTCCCTTCACCGTGACATGCGATCTTAGGTGGAGCTTCATGGACCTCGATCTCTGGAGGCACGTAGAAGCCTACCTGCTGCGATAAGAACTTTGAGTAAGCTTCTTCTGCCTCCTCACTTGTCTTGTGCCTTTTGTGGAGGTTGTTCTCGTATCCATTCGCAAGAGGCCCAACACCCATCCACGAACTGTACACTCCTGACACTCTTCCATAGTATACAACATACCAGTTGTACTTCTACCAAGATAGAGCATAAGAAACATATCAAAGAACATAGAATTGCAAGACAAATGAAGAACATAAACTAAGCAATGAAAGAATGCATGATCATATAGGCAAAAGCATCACAGAAGTTCAATCTAGTAGCTGGCGTGATCTGACTAACGATCACACTAGCTACTATGGTGTCATCCTACCACCACATCAAAAGAGGGTGTAATCCTACCACCCACAGCACCACAAGTTTTTAGTATCATGTGAGGGGTTAGGATATACCACCTCACATAATGTACATGCCCTGAAATAATTGCTCATCAAATCCTAGCTACTTCAAAATGTACAACCAAcatcgtcgtcatcttcatcatgcATGCATCACCATCACCCCAGCACAAGGGAGCACTACACGTAGTAGTGCTTTCCCAGGAAGCTCCTAAGCTAGAGCTCCCTGTGGTCCTCGGCCATATGGACAAACCTGTTGCCATGGGCCCTTTGTCGAAGGGGTGGCTTAGAGGCACCATCTTCGCCTCTGAGCTGAATTTAGACGAGGCATCCATGACGGCGGAGTAGAGGGCAGGGTGGACTCGCCGGGAGGGGCAACATTGGTGATGGCATGCGTCACCTCTTTGACAGCTTCTGTGATGAAGGTCATGTGGCCGACGTCGTCCTGAGCTCAAACGATTTGTTTTCTGGCACAAATAGCATCAGCTGTTGAGCCGGTAGAGGAGAAAAAAGCGTAGCGTCGGGCTTATGTTGAAGCGTCGACGCAAGATGAAATCCTGGCATCTCGCCCAGAAAAGGAGCATAACGACCAGGTTAGCGATTCTAGCGCCCACCATTGATGCCCGAGTTGTAGATGCCCTGAGCTCATTGAGAAGACCTACTTTGCAATGTGAAATCTCCATACATGTAAATAAAGCAGttaattttttatttatttttccttATAAAATATTTATTTTGCAAGTTCAATTTTTTATTTTGCCTTATAAAATATGATCCTGTGTGGGACATGGTTAATTTCTTTTCCTATAATACAATATCACGTCCTCGTGTCGGCCGGCGCCACTATCATGTCTCACATGAATCTCGAGCGGCCATTCTCCGGAAGCGAACATGGCAGAACACATATGAACAGAGGAGGTGGAGCTCGTGCACACCCCCAGCCATTGGGACTCCGAAGAGACCATCGCACGACCTACGACCGTATACAACACTTTTCAAATCAAGTTCCAAAATTTATACTCCAAGAAATAAAAGTACAGTGATAAATTAGTCCTAGTAGGCTCCAAGTGACCCCATCGGGATCCGTACATTCTCAGGCTGGTCCGCCGCCCCCGGCCGGAGCGCCGTACCTTTCCGCTCTGGCAAGGCCGTGCACCACGTGTCGCGCCGCCAACGGCCGCACGTCCACTCGTGGCCCTCGCAACCTAGCCCGAAACGGAACACCTGTCCACGTGAGCCGCCGTTGCTCCGGGCCCCACCCCGGCCGCCTCGCCGCTCCTGGCCTCGCCCTCTCGCGTCCAAGCGGCCTGCCGTGCGTAAGCAGTGACCAAATCCGCCCGCCGTCAGATGCCCTCCACGTACTACGCGCGTCTCGACGCCAACGGCATGCCCAGAACGCGCGCGCGCGCACGCTCTATATATGCCGCGCGTGCCGCAAAGCGCATGGTTTCATGCTCTCTCCGCCTCTTTCCACCACTAGTAGAAGGACCCATCGCCGGATCGCCCGGTGTAATTAAGCTAGTTTCCGCGCGGCGATCGAACGAGAGACAAGAGGTTTAGCTGGCGTCTGGTTTACCGCGCGCGTCGACTCGGAGCTGCCAGAGTAGCCAGCTTGGTAGCTGCGAATCGATCGAGCTCGATTGTGGTTAAGGAAAAAAGGATCAATCGAGGAGAtgagcggcggcggaggaggaccgGCGGCGGCGTCGCAGGACCTGCAGCTGCCGCCGGGGTTCCGGTTCCACCCGACGGACGAGGAGCTGGTGACGCACTACCTCTGCCGCCGCTGCGCCGGCCTGCCCATCTCCGTGCCCATCATCGCCGAGGTCGACCTCTACAAGTTCGACCCATGGCAGCTCCCAAGTACGTCTTCCTTCGATGCCCCCCGCCGACCGAACACCTCCATGCCCTGCTATGTCGGCCGTTCGAGGCATGGAGCTAGCTCACGTTCACGTACATGCATGTCAATGATCTAATCGTCGCGTCCGTGCTCTCATGCAGGAATGGCGCTGTACGGCGAGAAGGAGTGGTATTTCTTCTCCCCGCGCGACCGCAAGTACCCCAACGGGTCGCGGCCCAACCGCTCCGCCGGCGCGGGGTACTGGAAGGCCACCGGCGCCGACAAGCCCGTGGGCACGCCCAGGCCCCTGGCCATCAAGAAGGCGTTAGTCTTCTACGCCGGCAAGGCGCCCAAGGGCGACAAGACCAACTGGATCATGCACGAGTACCGCCTCGCCGACGTCGACCGCTCCGCCACCGCCCGCAAGAAGAACAGCCTCAGGGTACGTACAAACTAGCTGCTCTAACTGTGCATCAATCATCTTgcatttatttttgtcttgtctggtatcatcatctcgaaccatgaGTCCATGACTCCATGAGATACTGTACGATTAGATAGCTAGGCGAGTTGGTTATCGTCACGTATCGATCATATGTGCAAGATAGGCTGGGACGATTTAATTATGCACGGTCGTTATCGTTCTTGCAAGTGTGAACTCTGGAGATGCCTGCGCGCGTCATCTCCTCCACCCGCCAATTATTTCGAGCTCGCGCTTTGCGTCGCTGCGATCGATGGCGACGCATGCACGGCATCTGCACTGCGAAAATATCCAACCAAATGATGCCTTCGAAATATATAAATGAAAATCATTCGTGATCGATCGCTTTAACATGCATCGAATATTAGGACTATTAATCATGCATCTTCTGAACATATCGATTGATCTTCTTTGCCGTTGTTGCAGCTGGACGACTGGGTGCTGTGCCGGATCTACAACAAGAAAGGTGCGCCGGAGAGGCCGAGCGCCGGCGCCAAGGCGAGCCCAGTGCACGCGGCCGTCAGCTCGCCGCCGGAGCAGAAGCCGGCCCTGCTGCCGCCGCCATACGCGCCGCCGCCGTTCGCGGACCTGGCGGCGTACTACGAGGTGCGGCCGTCCGACTCGATGCCGCGGGCGCACGCGGACTCGAGCTGCTCCGACCACGTGCTCACGGCGTCGTGCGGCAGCGACCGGCCGGCGGAGGAGGTGCAGAGCCAGCCCAGGATCTCGGACTGGGAGCGCACGTTCGCCACATCCGGCCCGGGCGTCAACCCGGCCGGCTCGATGCTGGCGGGGCAGCAGCTCGACACGGCGGGTGGGATCCCCGCCGGCGACCCGCTCCTCCAGGACATCCTCATGTACTGGGGCAAACCGTTCTGAGAAACCGGCTCGGTGCCTGTACGACGCATGGCTGAGAGCCTGGAATTGGGATTGCGATCGGGGTTACTCGGGCGAGCCGCCAGAATCAATCGTCCGCAGAGATTTTCCAGCCGTTGGATGGACGATACTGCACTGTACGACGGGTTATGGATGGCGGCGATGAGACGCGGGAGCCCCATAGTGCTGTTCGAGAAGGGGAAGACGCAGGGTACTGTAGTTGCTCTTGAGTGTATACGAATTTGAACTAAGTTGTGTATATGCGATTGTTTTGGACCTGGTTCTTTTTCCCGTTGGTTACTCTATTTTTTTCCTCTCTTTTTGTGAGAGGTGCATGGCACTTACGTAATTGGTTCTTTAGTTGAGACGGAGATTTGGTGCATATGTACGCCTAGTGATCTCGTCTAAAAAATATATCAGAAAGCATATTTTGaagttttatttattttttgaaaaATCCCTAGATAGTTAATGATGTATTCCGTAACGTGCAAAATATTAATTTCAAATACTCTCTCCGTCCATAAATATATGTCTTAGGTTTGTGTAAATTTGGATGGatctatacactaaatagtgtctacatgtatccaaattttgacaaatctaagACATCTATTTGTAAACAGAGGTAATACTTTATGTtatgagctacacaaaaatgataaaaatGAGTTTAAGTAGTACATTTTCAAATCTCTAAAATATatcagattttgttatttttgtctaCCACAAAATAAAAGAATTCTGGGTTAAGATTTTGCCTGATTGTGAGATGTACCCCCTGAGAAACTCCAgaattgtttttatttttctgataacTCGTAATATGCCTTTTAATTTTTTCAAAATGGCGTGAGAACTGGATCTCGAGATCCAAAAGCACTTTTCGATAAAATTGCACCTACTTCATTAGCAACAAACAAAAGTTTAGTTTGGGGGCTTCAGTACAAAGTTATTTTGCTTTACTCCCTCAATACATAAGTATCGAGGATTTAGCTTAAATTTGGGAAAGATTTAAcaaaaaccttgtcatttattTTGGATCGGATGGAGTATTAATATTCTTAGCTAATACCCAGTGAAGCGTCTTCTTTTTTCCGGCCCGAGACATGCTCTCATGTCGTTTCCCAAGGAGACACTAGGGTGGAACCCTAGCTTCCCCCAAGAGCTCATCCGGATGGCTTCCCTGCCACTATTGCCGTTGGCGTTGGCGGCGGTCCCTGCTTCCCGGGCTCCTGGGGGCGGAGGTTGCGGTGGCCACTTCAGAGGGGGGACTGGGGCGGCTTCTATGGATGCGACTGTGGGTGGTGGTTGAGGCGGCACCCCTAGCCAGGCGTCGTCGACAACCATCCTCGGGTAGGTTCCATGGGAGCTATTGTGGGGCGGAGGTGGTGGTCGAGGCGGCACCCCCGGCCAGACGTTGACGACAACCATCCTCGTGTAGCTTCCATGGGGGATATTGCGGGTGGAGGTCGTTGGTCATGGTAAGGTGGCCCTATGGGGGTTGCATGGAGCCCATCTAGACGAATAAAGGTGgttagtgttggagatatgcccaagaggaaaaaataaaagtgtttattgttatatcttattgttcatgataaatgtttacatcccatgctataattgtattaaccggaaacattaatacttgtgtgttttgtaaacataaaggagtccctagtaagtctcttgttaaactagcttgttgattaataactGATCACGGTTtcttgatcatgaacattggatgttattaataacaagatcatagcattaggtgaatgatgtgatggacatacacccatagtaatcgtagcatatgatcaagtcattaagtttgttttgcttcaagctttaagatacaaagtaacctaatccttcgaccatgagatcatgttaatcacctacaccagatgctttgatgacatcaaacactacttcgtaaatgggtagttataaaggtggcattaagtgttcggaaagtataggttgAAGCACGTGGATCAATAATGGGATTTGCTCATCCAAATCATGGATAtacattgtaagggtatattgcccttaTGCGTGGTTTTGGTaactaatgacaacccctatggactaatatttttattgagtttatatgaaggaatattccataggtactacttgtattccatgtgttggattcaagtatggatgccatcaagataaagatataccttgtgtattggcatcaagatcatcgatttgaagatatatatgtgatatgatcaagaagaagaaatgaagatagagttattatgtggaactcaatattagccatgctctagcttatgtgataatcaatgaatgatcaagatcttgagagtttgattccaagtgaagaattcaagttatggctctaagtcggtatcatgatagtctcataagttgagctatggttgactaagatttagagcatgcaaacaaataaaaaattctttatacacctcaagatagtatgatagagcatgagaagatacaaggttgacaaatacaaagagtgaag
This Lolium perenne isolate Kyuss_39 chromosome 1, Kyuss_2.0, whole genome shotgun sequence DNA region includes the following protein-coding sequences:
- the LOC127313196 gene encoding NAC domain-containing protein 48 — translated: MSGGGGGPAAASQDLQLPPGFRFHPTDEELVTHYLCRRCAGLPISVPIIAEVDLYKFDPWQLPRMALYGEKEWYFFSPRDRKYPNGSRPNRSAGAGYWKATGADKPVGTPRPLAIKKALVFYAGKAPKGDKTNWIMHEYRLADVDRSATARKKNSLRLDDWVLCRIYNKKGAPERPSAGAKASPVHAAVSSPPEQKPALLPPPYAPPPFADLAAYYEVRPSDSMPRAHADSSCSDHVLTASCGSDRPAEEVQSQPRISDWERTFATSGPGVNPAGSMLAGQQLDTAGGIPAGDPLLQDILMYWGKPF